One stretch of Sardina pilchardus chromosome 17, fSarPil1.1, whole genome shotgun sequence DNA includes these proteins:
- the fshr gene encoding follicle-stimulating hormone receptor, whose protein sequence is MAMKSVLPVVMLGLSLMGLGGAANSALAQSHHCEFRGTSLFCRNEMVEKVPENIPQNTTHITFKQTHISSLPKEAFSDLQHLNNILITENGNLQRIHDHSFANLPRLAEIIITKSKNLVIIYKDAFLNLPKLRHLSISNTGLKMLPVFSGINSRALNFVLDIQENMHIQVIPSNAFQGLSTDTITELRLTKNGITKVESYAFNGTNMGRLSLRGNQKLSLIHRDAFLGADGLNTLDISYTNVDALPEAILRTIKFLVATSVYSMRMLPRVELFANLTQVNLTYPSHCCAIANFRRNLTNISRSERPTFCDHPNLPKEEPVFYSHQCQNKTEIICYPKPDAFNPCESIMGHTYLRVLIWIICVLAIVGNTVVLLVLLTSRYKLTVPRFLMCHLAFAELCMGIYLMIIASVDIYTRADYFNFGIDWQMGMGCRAAGFFTVFASELSVYTLTVITLERWHTITYAMQLERKLRIRHAAALMAGGWAFAWLAALFPAVGIASSYMKVSICLPMDVESAASQAYVVLLLLLNVAAFIVVCACYLRIYVTVHNPRALAPLTSASDTRLAKRMAVLIFTDFLCMAPISFFAILAAFKWPLIDVPQAKVLLVLFYPINACANPFLYAFFTKTFKRDFFVLASRFGWFKMQAQIYRTESSSVQNGVWVPSPRTSETTIYSLVHMTHTY, encoded by the exons ATGGCGATGAAGAGTGTGCTGCCGGTGGTGATGCTGGGGCTGTCTCTGATGGGACTCGGAGGGGCAGCCAACAGCGCGCTGGCACAATCTCATCACTGCGAGTTCAGAGGAACATCCCTCTTCTGTAGGAACGAGATGGTTGAAAAGGTGCCTGAGAACATCCCCCAAAACACAACCCACAT AACATTCAAGCAAACCCACATCAGCAGCTTACCAAAAGAAGCCTTTTCTGATTTACAACACCTAAACAACAT ATTGATCACAGAGAATGGAAATCTGCAGAGGATACATGATCACTCCTTTGCCAATCTCCCCAGGCTGGCAGAGAT AATAATAACCAAATCAAAAAACCTTGTCATCATTTACAAGGATGCCTTCTTGAACCTGCCTAAACTGAGACATTT GTCAATATCAAACACTGGACTGAAAATGCTGCCTGTTTTCTCCGGGATTAACTCACGTGCGCTGAACTTTGTGCT GGATATCCAggaaaacatgcacattcagGTCATCCCTAGCAATGCGTTCCAGGGACTGAGCACGGACACCATCACAGAGCT GAGGCTGACTAAAAATGGCATCACCAAGGTGGAGAGCTATGCTTTCAATGGCACTAATATGGGAAGATT GTCTCTCAGGGGAAACCAAAAGCTGAGCCTCATCCACAGGGACGCCTTCTTAGGAGCTGACGGTCTTAATACCCT AGACATCTCATACACAAATGTTGATGCTCTGCCAGAGGCCATATTAAGGACCATCAAGTTCCTGGTGGCCACCTCTGTGTACTCTATGAGAATGCTGCCCAGGGTGGAACTCTTTGCAAACCTCACACAAGTCAACCTCACATATCCCAGCCACTGCTGTGCCATCGCCAACTTCAGAAGGAACCTCACCAACATCAGTAG GTCAGAGAGGCCCACTTTCTGTGACCACCCCAATCTCCCTAAAGAAGAGCCAGTCTTCTACAGCCATCAGTGCCAGAATAAGACGGAGATTATCTGCTATCCCAAACCAGATGCCTTCAACCCCTGTGAGAGCATCATGGGTCACACCTACCTGCGTGTGCTTATCTGGATCATCTGTGTGCTGGCCATCGTGGGCAACACCGTGGTGCTCCTGGTCCTCCTGACCAGCCGCTACAAGCTGACCGTGCCCCGCTTCCTTATGTGCCACCTGGCCTTTGCGGAACTGTGCATGGGCATCTACCTAATGATCATCGCTTCAGTGGACATCTACACTCGAGCAGACTACTTCAACTTTGGCATCGACtggcagatgggcatgggttgcCGAGCAGCTGGCTTCTTCACGGTGTTTGCCAGTGAACTGTCAGTCTACACGCTGACAGTCATCACCCTGGAGCGGTGGCACACCATAACGTATGCCATGCAGCTAGAGCGCAAGCTGCGGATACGCCACGCGGCCGCTCTGATGGCAGGTGGCTGGGCGTTCGCCTGGCTGGCGGCGCTGTTCCCGGCGGTGGGCATCGCCAGCAGCTACATGAAAGTGAGCATCTGCCTCCCCATGGACGTAGAGAGCGCGGCGTCGCAGGCCTacgtggtgctgctgctgctgctgaacgtGGCCGCCTTCATCGTGGTGTGCGCCTGCTACCTGCGCATCTACGTCACCGTGCACAACCCCCGGGCCCTGGCCCCACTAACCAGCGCCTCAGACACGCGGCTGGCCAAGCGGATGGCCGTGCTCATTTTCACTGACTTCCTGTGCATGGCGCCCATATCCTTCTTTGCTATCTTGGCGGCCTTCAAGTGGCCGCTGATCGACGTGCCACAGGCcaaggtgctgctggtgctcttCTATCCCATCAACGCGTGCGCAAACCCCTTCCTCTACGCCTTTTTTACTAAAACGTTTAAACGGGACTTCTTTGTGCTGGCCAGTCGCTTTGGCTGGTTTAAAATGCAGGCGCAGATTTACCGCACAGAATCCTCCTCAGTTCAGAACGGTGTCTGGGTGCCCTCTCCGAGGACCAGTGAAACCACTATCTATTCCCTGGTCCACATGACTCATACATATTGA